The sequence AACCCGGCACAGGTCTGGGCCTAGCCATCGTGCGCGACGTAGCCGAAATTTACGGCGGCGGTGTGGAGCTTGATGAAAGCGAAGACCTTGGCGGCCTCATGGTCAAACTGATGTTGCCGCGGTCCGGTTGATTCCGGTTAGCGTTTAACCCCCGCGCGCCTTCTCATGGTGCCGGATCACTTCATCGATAATAAAGCGCAGAAATTTCTCGCTGAATTCCGGGTCGAGATTGGCTTCTTCTGCCAATGCGCGCAGCCGTTCGATCTGGGCGGTCTCGCGGCTGGGATCGGCCGGTGGCAGTTTGTTGACCGCCTTATATTCACCCACTGCCTGCGTAATCCGGAAACGTTCCGCCAATATGTGAATCAGCGCCGCGTCGAAATTATCGATACTGCGGCGGAAGGATGCGAGTTGCATATCGGTATCAGTCTGGCTCATTCCGACCACCTATCATGCGGTTGCCCCTACTTCCAAGCTTGCCATTCACCGTGTGAACGCCCATTTGCGCTGGCATGAGCGCCAAGGTCATTCCCTTCAAGCGTGAACGCGATGGTTCCGCTCCCTCCCTCGATCCCATGTTGTCGCAAACGGCGACGGCGATGAACGCGGTGAATTCCGTGATTCTTGACCGTATGCAAAGCGAAATCCCCCTGATTCCAACACTTGCCGGTCATCTGATCGCTGGCGGTGGTAAACGGCTCCGCCCGATGCTGACGCTCGCCGGAGCCGAAGTCGTGGGCTATCAGGGCACGCGTCATCACAAGCTGGCGGCGGCGGTTGAATTTATCCACACTGCTACCCTGCTGCATGATGACGTGGTCGATGGCAGCGACCTGCGGCGCGGCAAAGCGGCGGCAAACATCATCTTCGGCAATCCGGCGACCGTGCTGGTCGGCGATTTCCTGTTCAGCCGCGCTTTCGAGCTGATGGTGGAAGATGGTAGTTTAAAGGTCCTCAAGATCCTGTCAGGCGCCAGCGCTATCATTGCAGAGGGTGAGGTCGACCAGCTGACCGCCCAGCGCCAAATCGAAACCAGCGAAGAACGCTACCTGAATATCATTGGCGCGAAGACTGCTGCTCTGTTCGCCGCTGCCAGCCGTATCGCCGCCGTTGTCGCTGAGCGGGGCGAGGCGGAGGAGCAGGCGCTCGACGATTATGGCCGAAATCTCGGCGTTGCATTCCA comes from Altererythrobacter sp. ZODW24 and encodes:
- a CDS encoding polyprenyl synthetase family protein, coding for MSAKVIPFKRERDGSAPSLDPMLSQTATAMNAVNSVILDRMQSEIPLIPTLAGHLIAGGGKRLRPMLTLAGAEVVGYQGTRHHKLAAAVEFIHTATLLHDDVVDGSDLRRGKAAANIIFGNPATVLVGDFLFSRAFELMVEDGSLKVLKILSGASAIIAEGEVDQLTAQRQIETSEERYLNIIGAKTAALFAAASRIAAVVAERGEAEEQALDDYGRNLGVAFQLVDDAIDYDSSAAEMGKSRGDDFREGKMTLPVILAYARGDETERQFWKDAISGRREEAGDLDHAIALIDKHDAVAATRERARHFAERAIDALAIFPESKARSAMAEAARFAVSRGY
- a CDS encoding chorismate mutase — translated: MSQTDTDMQLASFRRSIDNFDAALIHILAERFRITQAVGEYKAVNKLPPADPSRETAQIERLRALAEEANLDPEFSEKFLRFIIDEVIRHHEKARGG